The stretch of DNA GCAAACGAGGAGGTGATCAGCAACCTCCCGCTTTGGAAGAGGAGCAAGCCCATGTCCTATGTCGACCAGTCCCGCAGGCCCTCGCCCGCCAGCATGGCGGCAGTGGTAGCGATCCATGCAGCGACGGGCGCAGCGCTGGTGTTCGGGCTGACCATTACCGGTTCGCTGCCCAACATCACTACTGTCGTTCAGGGTATCAATATCCCGATCGAGCCGCCCCCTCCTCCCACAGATCCGATCGAGAAGGTGACGCCAAAGCAGCCGGTGCAACCGCAGGCCATCACACCGCAGCCACCCATCAGCATCAAGGTCGATCCGCCCGAAATCCAGACCACACTGTTCCCCATCCCCGTCGCGACACCGAGTCCTGGACAAGGAACGGGCATTGTCCTGCCAAAACCAAGGCCCCAGCCCGGCTTCGATCCGGTGGCGGCGCGACCCAGGAACGATCCCTCGCGCTGGCTGACCGATAGAGACTACCGGCCCAGCTGGGCACGGCGCGAGCTGGCCGGGCTGGCTGCATTCCGGCTGCAAGTCGCAGCCAACGGCAAGGTCACGGACTGTTCGATCACTCGCTCGACCGGCCATGCCGAACTCGACGAGGCGACCTGCACCCTCGTTGCCAAGCGTGCCAAGTTCGAGCCCGCGCACGGAACCAGCGGCCAGCCGGTGGCCGGCAGCTATTCCGGATCGGTCATGTGGGAATTGCCGGACTAGGCAGGATCTAGCGAGCGCCCTGCTCGAGCTTGTCGAGCGGGGCCTCCCCGCCCGCGTCCGGCAGCGTCCAGATCATCACGTTGACCAGCGCAACCACGGCCAGCACGACCATCAGCAGTGCATTCTTCACATTGCCTGTCCGCCGCCACAGCATGAAGGCGCCGATGACCAGCACAATGGCAGCCAAAACCAGGAGCGAGAGAACCGCGTCAAGCATCTCTTCGCCATAGCCGAGCGACCCAGCCTCGCAAGCCCCTCTCTCTCGATTGACAGCCTCAAAACAGCAGCGCAAACCGCGCGCCATGATCCAGCACAGCTTTGAAATCACTCGCCGCCAACTCCTTGAGGGCTTTGGCGCGACGACCGCACTTACGCTCGGCGGGTGTGCGTCCGGCCCCCGGCCCGAGGGCGTCGTCCGGGCCTCGCAGATCGGCGCCGAGCGACTGCTCGAAGTCGTCGGCTACAACCTCCTCGCGCACGAACCCGACCGCGCCACCAGCCTGGGGGTCGACACTGGCCGCTTTGCGGGCCTGCGCTACGTTCTGGAGGACCAGACCCAGGCGGGACAGGACGCCTACGCCGCGACGTTGCGGCAGGATCTCGAACGCGTGCGGGCCTATCCGCGCGAAGGGCTCGATGCCGATACGATCACCAACCTCGAGGTGGTTGAGAGCGGCTACGCCACGGCACTCGATGGATTTGCCCAACCTTACGGCGACGTCGCCGTGGGAAGCTGGCGCAATACCCCCTATTGCGTGATCCAGAACGTTGGGGGCTATCTCGATCTGCCGCGCTTCATGGATTCGACCCATCCAGTCGAAAATGGCGATGACGCCGATGCCTTCATCGCCCGGATGGAAGCCATGCCCGCCGCCTTCGCCGGCGAACGCGAGCGATGCGAAGCGGCTCGCGGGATGGACATGGTCCCGCCGGCCTTCCTGCTGGACAAGGCGATCGATCAGCTCAAAGGCACCCTGGCCCGGGCGATGAAGGGTGAACTCTTCGCCGATCCCCTGCGTGCGAGGTTGATCGCCAAGGACATGCCCGAAAGCCACGCCAACCGCGCCAGGACGCTCGAGACTGGCCCAATCGCCCAGGCCCTGGAAGCGCAACTGGCGGAACTCCAGATGCAGCGCGCGATCGCCGACAACGATCCCGGCATGTGGAGCCAACCCAAGGGCGAAGAATACTATGCCTGGGCTCTGCGCGCCGCCACGACCACCACTCTGAGTCCCGATGAAATCCACGAGATCGGCCTGCGCGAGCTGGACGAGCTTCACGGACGCATGGACCCGATCCTGCGCGAGATTGGCTATACCTCCGGTTCGGTTGGCGAGCGGATGCAGAAGCTAGCCGAAGACCCGCGCTACAAGTTCCCCGAGGGCGATCCGGGCCGCGCAGAGATCATGGCCTACCTCCAGGACAAGGTGGACTGGATCAAGGCACAGATGCCGCGCGCCTTCCGCACGCTGGTCGATCCCAACATGGAGATCCGCCGCCTGCCACCCGAGGAGGAACCCGGCGCACCCGGTGCCTATGGCGGGGCGGGCAGCAAGGACGGCAAGATCCCCGGCCGCATGTGGATCAACTTGCGGACCACCGACCTGCACCGCAAGTACGACCTGCCCGATCTGGCCTTCCACGAAACCATCCCGGGTCATGTGTGGGAGGGCGAATTCTCGAACCGGCTGCCGCTGATCCGCTCTATCCTCGCCTTCAACGCCTTCAGCGAGGGCTGGGCGCTCTATGCGGAACAACTTGCCGACGAACTTGGCGCCTATGACGAGTTCAAGGTTGGCCGCCTCGGCTACCTGCAAAGCCTCGCCTTCCGCGCCTGCCGACTGGTGGTCGACACCGGGCTCCACCACAAACGCTGGAGCCGCGAACAGGGCCGCGCTTTCTTCGTCGAACGCAACGGTTCAAAGCCTGAGGAAGTGGCAAGTGAAGTCGATCGTTACTGCAGCTGGCCCGGCCAGGCCTGTGGCTACAAGATCGGACATTCGGAAATCGTCCGCCAACGCACACGAGCGCAGGCTGCGCTTGGCAACGCCTACGACCTGCGCGATTTCGATGACGCGGTTATCCTCGGTGGCAACGCCCCGCTCGATGTCATGGCGAAGAACGTCGAACGCTATATCGCGCGAACGAAGGCCTAGAAAAACTCAAGCAGTACTGGCCATCGTGTAATTTGCCTGCAATATCTCCCATATTAGCGATGTTTGGGGGTTGTATTCATGCGCTTTACACTACCGTTCCTGGCAGCTTTATTCTTGGCGACACCCGCCCAGGCCGATTGGTATGAGGCACAGTCCGATCATTTCGTTGTATACGCGGACGACCGCTGGCAGGATGTCCAGAAATTTTCTGAAGCGCTAGAGCGGTATCACTCGGCCCTGACCTTCCTGCTGTCCCGCGAGGCAGAAGTTCCCAGCCCGTCCAATCGCGTCACAATTTTTGTGGTCGGGAACGGGAGCAAAGTACGAAAACTGGTGGGGGACGATGCCAAGAACGTCGCGGGCTTCTACATCCCGAGAGCGGGTGGGTCGTTGGCCTTCGTACCGAACATCAGCCTCACGAGTGGAGAAACAAACTTCTCCATGATCGTGCTGCTGCACGAATACGCCCACCATTTCCTGCTTTCGAGCACTCGCTATGAAATGCCGCGCTGGCTCAACGAAGGAGCTGCGGAGTTCTTCGCCTCGGCGAAGTTCGGGAAGGACCGGAGCCTTTCGATTGGTCGCCCCGCATACCATCGCGCCGGCGAACTGGCATACGCCAAGGACGTCACTGTTGCAGAGCTGCTCGATCCCGATCTCTATGCAAAGCGACACGGGCAAGCATTTGATGCCTTTTACGGCAGAGCCTGGGCGCTGTTTCACTACCTGTACTTTTCGGACACCAGAAGAGGGCAGCTGGAGTCATATCAGCTTGCCATAGGCTCCGGTGCGAGCGCTCAGTCCGCGGCAGCAAAGGTATTTGGCGACCTTGGTGTTCTGCAGAAGGACCTCGATCGCTACCTGGATCGGCGAAGCCTGTCGGTTTGGAACTTGGGTCCAAGCAGGCTTCCCATCGGCGACATCGCCATTCGTCCCTTACGAGAGGGAGAAGCAGCCGTAATGCCACTGCGGATCCGGTCGCAGCGCGGGGTGACGCGCGAACAGGCACTTGAACTGCTACCTGAAGTCCAGGCGGTAGCCGAAAGATACCCGGATGACGCGGCAGTGCTCTCCGCGCTTGCGGAAGCCGAGCATGATGCAGGGCACCACGCCCAGGCCGTTTCAGCGGCAGACCGGGCGATCGCCATCGATCCTGCCGTCAAGAACGCCTACCGGCAGAAGGCCCTGGCCCTCTTTGCCTTGGCCGAAGACGCACAGGACAAAGACACCGCTTACAAGGCAGCGATGCAACCGTTCTCTGCTCTCAACAAGTTAGAACCTGACCATCCTCTGCCCTTGATGTACTACTATTTCAGCTTTCTGGAGCGTGGGGTCGAGCCCAACGAGACTGCGCGGCATGCTCTAGAGCGGGCATCCGAACTTGCCCCATTCGACCAAGGGCTGGCGATGAACCTTGCGTTGCTGCAGGCGAGCGAAGGCAAGATTGAACTAGCAAGGTTTACCATGGCTCCGGTTGCTGCCAGCCCCCACGGCGGTAGTTTCGCCAGCCGGGCGAAGCGTTACCGCCAGGCAATGGAAAGCGTGGCCGAAGGCACACCGTGGCGCCCAAGCCGCGATATCGAGGTCGAGGATATCGTCATTGGCAGTGGGCCCCTCAGCCAAGATTGAGCCAACGCGCTATTTCTTGCCGAATAGCCCGCTGGCCATGTCGGCTATGTCGTTGAGTGGGTTGCCATCGCCGTCGCGATCGAGCGATTTCAGGATACCGGCAGCTTGCGGATGGTCCTTCAGCGTGTTGGCGAATTCCATCAGTGATCCTTCGCCGCCTATCTGTTCGACGATCTGATTGAGTGTCCCCGTGTCGAGCCCGGTCTTGGCCGCGGCCAGTTCGACCGTGTCACCGTGCATCTGATGCGATTGGCTGAGCGCGGCGATCGCCTTTTCCGCGATTCCCGGATTGATCCCCACCTTGGCCGCGAGGTTGGCGACGTCGTCGGGTGAGCCGGCAATCTTCTTGAGTACGCTATCGAAGAGACTCATTTGCAATCTCCTTGCGGTCGGGGGAGCCACAGCCCTTTAAGACCATCAAGATGACGAAAAGATGGCCCCCGGTCCGGTTTCCCGGCCGGGGGCTCTCCTCTCCAACTCGTGTGCTCCGGTTCAAGGAGCGAAAGGGTTCAAGCGGCGATAGGTGCCGCGTCGCGGACGCCCTGGTCCACATGGGCCGCGAAAGGTTCAAAATTGTCGGCAAAGAGCTGCACCAGCTTCTGCGCGGTGCGGTCGTACTCGTCCTTGTCGGCCCAAGTCGTGCGCGGGTCGAGGATCGTGCTGTCGACCCCCGGGACGCTGATCGGGACTTCGAAGCCGAAATTGGCATCCTTGCGGAATTCGGCGCTGTTGAGCGAACCATCGAGGGCAGCGTTGAGCAGCGCGCGGGTGGCCTTGATCGGCATGCGGCTGCCGGTGCCGTACTTGCCACCGGTCCAGCCGGTGTTGACCAGCCAGCACTGCACTTCGCCCTTGGCAATACGCTCCTTGAGGAGGTTGCCGTAGACGCTGGGGTGGCGTGGCATGAAAGGAGCACCAAAGCAGGTGCTGAAGGTGGCTTCGGGCTCGGTCACCCCGATTTCGGTTCCCGCGACCTTGGCGGTGTAGCCCGACAGGAAGTAATACATCGCCTGGTCGGGTGTCAGTCGCGCGATCGGCGGCAGCACGCCGAAGGCATCGGCCGTGAGCATGATCACGTTCGACGGCGGCGGGCCCATATTCTCGGCCGAAGTGTTCGGGATCGAACTGAGCGGATAGGCGCCGCGGGTGTTCTCAGCCAGACTGTTGTCGTCAAGGTCGATCTCGCCCGCGTCGTTCATCACGACGTTTTCGAGCACCGTGTCTTCCATCTTGGTGGTGGCGTAAATCTCAGGCTCTGCCTCGGGCGAGAGGCGGATCATCTTGGCATAGCAACCGCCTTCGAAATTGAAGACGGCGGTATCCGACCAGCCATGCTCGTCGTCACCGATCAGCGTGCGGCTGGCATCGGCGGACAGCGTGGTCTTGCCAGTGCCCGACAGGCCAAAGAACACGGCGGTCTTGCCGTCAGGACCGACATTCGCCGAGCAGTGCATCGGCATGACGCCCTTGGTCGGGAGCAGGTAGTTGAGGATGCCGAAGACGCTCTTCTTCATCTCGCCTGCGTATTTGGTGCCGCCGATCAGCACGAGCTTCTCGGACAGGTTGACCGCGATCACCGTTTCGCTGCGGGTGCCGTGGCGCGCCGGATCGGCCCGGAAGCTTGGCAGGTCAATGATCGTGTATTCCGGCACGAAGCCTTCGAGTTCAGCCTCGGTGGGGCGAACCAGCAAGGTGCGGATGAACTGGTTGTGCCACGCCAATTCGTTGATGACGCGGACGTTGACGCGGTATTCAGGCTGGGAACCACCGAACAGGTCTGCGACGTAGAGATCGCCCTTGTCCTTGAGCGCGGCCACGAAGTCGGCCTTGAGCGCAGCGAAGTGCTCCGGCGTCATCGAGGCGTTGTTGTCCCACCAAACCGTGTTCTCGGTCTCGGCGTCGCGAACGATGAACTTGTCCTTCGCGCTACGCCCGGTGTGCTTACCTGTTTCCACAACCAGCGGGCCGTCCTTGGCTCTCCGTCCTTCGCCACGTGCGAGAGCCGCTGCGGTCAGTTCGGCCGAATCGAGGTTCGGGTGAATGGTTGCAGCGGTTTCGATGCCCTGGCTGGACAGCGGAAAGGAAAGCGGAAAAGTCACCAAAATCTCCAGTGCGCCAATGCGTTACTGTAATGGAGTCGGCCTCGCATACGAATGCGCGCGACGATGATCTGCGCATAGTCCCGCGTCGCTCAGAGGTCAAATGGCGAAGGCATCACTTGTCCTATCGGGACATACAGCCCGCGTTGTTTTGCCGCGCCAAACGCACTAGTCACCCTATCATGACCACCGACGCGATACTCGGCGCCAACCCACAAGATCCCGACCAGCGGATAATCGCTCTGGTCGACGACGATCGCAACATCCTCACAACCGTCTCGATCGCCCTGCAGGCAGAGGGCTTCGCCACGCGGCTCTATTCCGACGGCGAGACTGCGCTTGCAGCCTTGCTGGCCAATCCGCCGGACCTCGCCATCTTCGATATCAAAATGCCCAAGATGGACGGGATGGAGCTGCTTCGCCGCCTGCGCCAGCAATCGCCGCTGCCAGTGATCTTCCTGACCAGCAAGGACGATGAGGCGGACGAGCAGGCTGGGCTTGAGATGGGCGCGGACGACTATATAGCCAAGCCATTCAGCCTGCGGCTGCTGTTGGCACGCATTCGCGCAATCCTGCGCCGCAGCAACGCGGCGCGGCCACTGCTGATGACCGACGCCTTCGACGGTCCCGCAGGCGAAGCGATCGAACGCGGTCGCCTGTTGATGGACCCGGCACGCCACCACGTGACCTGGGACGGCAAGCCAGTCTCACTAACGGTGACCGAGTTTCTCCTGCTCGAAGCGCTCGCCGCCAGGCCTGGTGTGATCAAGAGTCGCAACCAGCTGATGGACGCGGCCTATCCCGACGATGTCTTCGTCGATGATCGCACCGTCGATTCCCACATCAAGCGCATGCGCCGCAAGTTCCGCAGCGTCGATCAGCAGTTTTCCGCGATCGAGACGCTGTACGGTGCCGGCTACAGCTTCAGCGACGGCTGACGGGCGCCGCTATGACAGAGATCGGCAGCGTCCTTAAGGGCGACCCACGGTTGGACAAGCTGCGCTGGTCGCGAAGGCTGTCGCTCACCAGCCGCATTCTCTTCGTCAACGTCCTCCCGCTGGTGCTGCTGGGCGGCGGCGTCATCTATGTCGACGCCTATCGCAAGCAGCTGCTCGACGAACGCTTCAAGCTGGCGCTGGTCGAAGCGCAGATCACCGCCGAGGCGCTGGCCGGCGCGACCCCACGCCGCCAGGATGCGCTGCTGATCCAGATCGGCAAGGAACAACGGCTGCGGTTGCGCGTCTACGGCCCCGACGGCAAGCTCGAGTCCGACAGTTTCGCCCTGGCTCCGCCCAGCTTCACCCTGCCCGACCCGGCGGAAGTCGACCAGAACGCCTTCGCCTTGCGGGTCGATCGCTGGTTCGATCGCGTCGTCGGCGCACCCGCACTGCCGGATTACAGGGAGCCGGAGACCGACGACGTCGAGGACTGGCCCGAGCTCAAGCGCGCCCGCGAGGAGAGCCTGACACAGATCGTCCTGCGCGATGCAGCCGACGGCACCCATGTGATCAACGCCGCCGCCCCGGTCGGTCTTGACGGGGACACCTTGCTGCTGACCCGCAATCCGGTCGACATTACCGAGAGTGTGCGCGAAGCGCGGTCGACAGTGCTGGTGGCGGTGCTGCTGGCGCTGCTGGTATCGACTATGCTGTCGCTGTTCCTCGCCCGCACCATCGTGCGCCCTTTACGCGAGCTGGTCCAGGCCGCGGTTCGAGTGCGGCAAGGTCGCGATCGGCTGGTCGAAGTCCCGCGCCTGCCCGAGCGACGCGACGAGATCGGCATGCTGGCACGCGCGGTTTCGGACATGTCGCTGGCACTGCGCCAGCGGATCGACGCGGTGGAGAGTTTCGCGGCTGACGTTGCCCATGAAATCAAGAATCCGCTCGCTTCATTGCGCAGCGCGACCGAGTCACTCGCAAGGGTCGAGGACCCGGCACTGCGGGCGCAGTTGCTCGATATCGCGACGCATGACGTACAGCGGATCGACCGCCTCGTGACCGAAATCTCCGACGCAAGCAGGATCGACGCAGAGCTTTCGCGCGCTGAATTCGAGCCGGTCGATATCGCACAATTGCTCGCGAACATCGTCGCCAGCCGCGAGGCGCGCGAAGAGAATGACGGTCGCACGATCGACCTGACAATCAGCGGCGCGCCGGTCGTCGTGATGGGCGTACCGGTTCGTATCGAACGGGTGATCGAGAACCTGTTGGACAATGCCGTTTCCTTCTCTCCGTCAAGCGGGAGCATTGCGGTGAACCTCGAGCGACAGGATAGCTGGGTATCGCTGACGATTTGCGACGAAGGCCCGGGCATCCCCGAGGAGAAGCGCGAAGCGGTGTTCCAGCGGTTCCATTCCGACCGGCCGGAGGGCGAAGACTTCGGCAAGCATTCCGGACTCGGCCTCGCGATCGCGCGGACGATCGCCGAAGCACACGACGGAACACTGGTCGCGACGGCGCGAGAGGATGGCAAGCGCGGCGCCTGCCTCATTTTTGGCCTGCCGGCGAAACGATGAACTCGCAGGTCCTCCCCAATGTCAGCGGCGTCGCCATCGACGGGCGGGCACTGCTGATCGAGGGCGCTCCGGGCAGCGGCAAGTCTTCGCTCGCCCTTGCCTTGATCGATCGCGGCGCGAGCCTCATCGGTGACGATGCGGTGACGATTTCGGAACGATCGGGCCAGATCATCGCAGAGCCGCCTCCCAACACGGCAGGCATGATCGAAATCCGCAATGTGGGCATCGTCGAACTACCCACGGTCGAGGCACAGGTCGCGCTGGTGCTATCGCTCGACCCGGCAGCCGCGCGTTTCCCGCTCGAACTCGGCCAGCGCGTGCTGCTCGGTACCACGATCCCATTACTGACGTTCGCTCCCGGCGATGCGGTCCAGGCCCTGCGTGCCGAATATGCGCTGGCACAACACGGACTGCCCTTCCCCAATCGGACCAGCAGCGCGACAAGGGAGCACGATGGCTGACAATTCGTCCCTTCCCGCGCCGCAGCGCATTTTGCTCGTCACCGGCCTCTCGGGTGCGGGCAAGTCGACTGCACTGCAGGTGCTCGAGGATATCGGCTGGGAGGCGATCGACAATTTCCCCATTCGCCTGCTCGGCGGCCTCATGGCGGGCGACATGCCGAGCGGCCCGCTGGCCATCGGCTTCGATTCGCGAACACGCGGCTTCGTCCCGCGCGAGATCATCGAACTGTGCAAGCAGCTCTCCGCCCGCCCCGATCTCGAACTGACGACCATGTTCATCGACTGTGCCAGCAGCGAGATCGAGCGGCGCTACAACGAAACGCGTCGCCCGCATCCGATGGCACGCGGTCGCCCGGTCCTCGACGGGATAAAGGCCGAACGCGAGCTGCTCGAACCGCTGCGGCGCTGGGCGGAAATTGTCGTCGACACTTCCGATTTCGCCACCAACCAATTACAGCAGGTGGTGCGGGAAACCTTTGCCGACAGCACTGAGCGCGAGATGACGGTGACGGTGTCCAGCTTCGGTTTCGCCCGCGGAACGCCGCCGCTGGCCGACCTGATGTTCGATATGCGCTTCCTCGACAACCCGCATTGGGTCGAGGAGCTGCGCGAGAAGACCGGACTCGATCGCGCTGTCGGCGAACACATCGCCGCTGATCCCGCCTTTGCCCCCGCATTCGCGCGGATCGCCGATCTTCTGCGCGAGCTGCTGCCGCATTATGCGGCCCAGGGACGCAGCTATTTGAACATCGCCTTCGGCTGTACCGGGGGGAGACACCGTTCAGTCTACAGTGCGGAACGCGCGGCCGAGGTCTTGCGCGAAGCGGGCTTTTCGCCCACGGTAATCCATCGCAATCTGGGAAGTCGTCCCGCGGTTCCGCTCGAACGACGTTGATTCCCACGCTGGTTGGTGGTTGAGAGCCCGGCACGAGTCCTTTCAAGGTCGCAATTCGGATACGTCACGCATGATAGGCATGATCCTCGTCACCCACGGCATGCTCGCAGAGCACTTCATCGACGCGATGGAGCATGTGGTCGGCAAGCAGGACGGCGTCGCCACGATCTGTATCGGCCCGAACGACGACATGGAGCAGCGGCGCCAGGATATTGCCGATGCGATCAAGGCCGTCGACACTGGCGACGGTGCGATCATCCTGACCGACCTGTTCGGCGGCACCCCGTCCAACCTTGCCATCTCGCTGCTCGACGCCGGTCGCATCGAAGTGATCGCGGGGATCAACCTGCCGATGCTCATCCGCCTCGCCGGCGCGCGCAAGAGCATGAATGTGGTCGATGCGGTCCACGCTGCGCAAACCGCCGGGCGCAACTATATCACCGTCGCCAGCGAGTTCCTCGGCCAGGACCTCGAAACCGCGCGGAAGGCCTCTTGAGCGAACTGCGGCGGACCTTCATTGTGGTCAATCAGCGCGGCCTGCACGCGCGGGCCAGCGCGAAATTCGTCAATGCCGTGGCCGAACTGCCCGATGGCTGCACCGTGCGTGTAGCCAAGGACGGCAGCGAAGCGGCGGGTGGCTCCATCCTCGGCCTGATGATGCTGGGCGCGGCCAAGGGCGACGAGATCGAACTGATCATCAGCGGAACCGATGGCGAAGCGGCCATGGCCGGGCTCGCCGCGATGATCGAGGACGGCTTCGGGGAGCCCTGAACCATGGCGGCCCGCCGCGAGATTACCGGCTTTTCCAATCCCACGGTCAAGGCGCTGCGCGCCCTGCGCGAGAAGAAGCATCGCAAGGCTGCCAAGCGCTTCCTCGCCGAAGGCTTGCGGCTGCTCACCGATGCGCGCGAATGCGGGCATGTGCCCGAAGTGCTGGTGCTGGCCACCAGCCGCGATCCGCACCCCCTGCTGGCGGAGCTCGAGGCGGCGGTCGATACCGCGGGCGGCGAGGTGATCGAGACTTCGCCCGACATCCTCGCCAAGATCACCGGCAAGGACAATCCGCAGGCTGTCGCCGGCGTATTTGCCGAATTCGACACCTCGCTCGCCGCGCTTGACCGAACCAGCGCCGATATCTGGCTGGTCGCGCAGGCGCTGCGCGATCCGGGCAATCTCGGCACCATGCTGCGCACCGGCGACGCGATCGGTGCGGGCGGGCTGATCTTGATCGACGACTGCGCCGATCCTTTCAGCGTCGAGGCCGTGCGCGCCAGCATGGGTGCCATCTTCACCCAGAAACTCGCCCAGGCGCGGTGGGAGGACTTCGAGCCCTGGCTCCGCAGCGGTCCCGGCCAGCTTGTCGCGGCGAGCCTGCGCGATGCCCAACCCTACCGCGGCGCACCCTATGCCGCGCCCTGCTTTGTCATGGTCGGCAATGAAAGCCGCGGCCTGCCCGAAGAATATGAGCTGGCTTGCGACCTGCGCGTCACCATGCCGATGAAAGGCCGCGCAGACAGCCTCAACGCCGCGGTGGCAGCGGCGGTCCTGGGGTACGAGGTTCTGAACAGCCTGGATCGCTGATCCTATCTGCCAGCAAGTTCGGCGGCGAGAACATCCATCCGATCAGCGCCAAAATATACTTTCCCGCCGTGCCTGAAACTCGGCACACCGAAGACACCCTCCTGATAAGACGCTTCGGTAAGCGCGGTGAGCTCAGCGAGAGCCGCCTGTTCAACTCCATCTGACGGGAGATGGAGAGACAGCGAAGAAGTTATGTTTCCAAGCACAGCCTCATCGTCAATGTCCTGGGAATCTATCCAGAGCGCCTTGAACGCCGCATCAACAAATTCCCGCTGATCGACCCCGTCCAGAAACAGCCTTGTCGCAACGCACATTGCGCGCTTCGATCTCGGCTTGAAGCCCCTCGGCCCAGTTATCGGAATTTTCCAATAGGCGGCCATCCGTGGAATATCGGCAAGAAGATGCTGCCGTTTGGGTGGGGCCAGCGGGTCAATATACTCGGCCCAGGGCTCGCGCCCTGCCTGCAGGTTCAGCAGTACATCAATGGATATCGGTTTGAATAAAATCCTGATCCCTGCATCTTCAAGCAGTCTTCGCCGATGCCACGCAAAATAGGCATATGGGCTTCGCATATCGTAGAAAAATTCAACTTCTCTCATGCTGGATCGCTAACATTGGCGGTTTTTGGCTGCAACATCCGCGGAAGCCTCAGCGAAGCGGTAACGGCAGCAGTGCTGGAATATGAGGTGCTAGCCTGCTCGAGGTCTAGCCACAGGCCCCGGTGGAACACCGAGCGGGGGGCTCTAAAGAACTTCGCCGTCACCGCCTCGACCCACTCCGCTGCATAACGATGGCGAGCGCATCGCCGCGCCGGAGCAGTCGGAGAAGCGCGGAATTGTCAGGTTTTCGGACGATTTTCACCATGGCCCCGCGATAGAGCAGCGGCTTGACCAATCCGCTTTCGACGCGTTGCAGCAGCGCCGCGGTTGTCACCTTCCGCCAATCGGGTTTCGCTGCGTGGCAACGCCCCTTGCCCGGCGGCGTCAGCACCGTGTCCCAGGCGTGGGCGAACCCCTCTGCCCCGTCGCGTTCCCGCAGGCGATAGGCACTCGCGCGCGACATGCCGACGCTGCGGGCTGCAGCACCGATCGAACCA from Erythrobacter mangrovi encodes:
- a CDS encoding TonB family protein, yielding MSYVDQSRRPSPASMAAVVAIHAATGAALVFGLTITGSLPNITTVVQGINIPIEPPPPPTDPIEKVTPKQPVQPQAITPQPPISIKVDPPEIQTTLFPIPVATPSPGQGTGIVLPKPRPQPGFDPVAARPRNDPSRWLTDRDYRPSWARRELAGLAAFRLQVAANGKVTDCSITRSTGHAELDEATCTLVAKRAKFEPAHGTSGQPVAGSYSGSVMWELPD
- a CDS encoding DUF885 domain-containing protein, giving the protein MIQHSFEITRRQLLEGFGATTALTLGGCASGPRPEGVVRASQIGAERLLEVVGYNLLAHEPDRATSLGVDTGRFAGLRYVLEDQTQAGQDAYAATLRQDLERVRAYPREGLDADTITNLEVVESGYATALDGFAQPYGDVAVGSWRNTPYCVIQNVGGYLDLPRFMDSTHPVENGDDADAFIARMEAMPAAFAGERERCEAARGMDMVPPAFLLDKAIDQLKGTLARAMKGELFADPLRARLIAKDMPESHANRARTLETGPIAQALEAQLAELQMQRAIADNDPGMWSQPKGEEYYAWALRAATTTTLSPDEIHEIGLRELDELHGRMDPILREIGYTSGSVGERMQKLAEDPRYKFPEGDPGRAEIMAYLQDKVDWIKAQMPRAFRTLVDPNMEIRRLPPEEEPGAPGAYGGAGSKDGKIPGRMWINLRTTDLHRKYDLPDLAFHETIPGHVWEGEFSNRLPLIRSILAFNAFSEGWALYAEQLADELGAYDEFKVGRLGYLQSLAFRACRLVVDTGLHHKRWSREQGRAFFVERNGSKPEEVASEVDRYCSWPGQACGYKIGHSEIVRQRTRAQAALGNAYDLRDFDDAVILGGNAPLDVMAKNVERYIARTKA
- a CDS encoding DUF1570 domain-containing protein gives rise to the protein MATPAQADWYEAQSDHFVVYADDRWQDVQKFSEALERYHSALTFLLSREAEVPSPSNRVTIFVVGNGSKVRKLVGDDAKNVAGFYIPRAGGSLAFVPNISLTSGETNFSMIVLLHEYAHHFLLSSTRYEMPRWLNEGAAEFFASAKFGKDRSLSIGRPAYHRAGELAYAKDVTVAELLDPDLYAKRHGQAFDAFYGRAWALFHYLYFSDTRRGQLESYQLAIGSGASAQSAAAKVFGDLGVLQKDLDRYLDRRSLSVWNLGPSRLPIGDIAIRPLREGEAAVMPLRIRSQRGVTREQALELLPEVQAVAERYPDDAAVLSALAEAEHDAGHHAQAVSAADRAIAIDPAVKNAYRQKALALFALAEDAQDKDTAYKAAMQPFSALNKLEPDHPLPLMYYYFSFLERGVEPNETARHALERASELAPFDQGLAMNLALLQASEGKIELARFTMAPVAASPHGGSFASRAKRYRQAMESVAEGTPWRPSRDIEVEDIVIGSGPLSQD
- a CDS encoding phosphoenolpyruvate carboxykinase, with product MTFPLSFPLSSQGIETAATIHPNLDSAELTAAALARGEGRRAKDGPLVVETGKHTGRSAKDKFIVRDAETENTVWWDNNASMTPEHFAALKADFVAALKDKGDLYVADLFGGSQPEYRVNVRVINELAWHNQFIRTLLVRPTEAELEGFVPEYTIIDLPSFRADPARHGTRSETVIAVNLSEKLVLIGGTKYAGEMKKSVFGILNYLLPTKGVMPMHCSANVGPDGKTAVFFGLSGTGKTTLSADASRTLIGDDEHGWSDTAVFNFEGGCYAKMIRLSPEAEPEIYATTKMEDTVLENVVMNDAGEIDLDDNSLAENTRGAYPLSSIPNTSAENMGPPPSNVIMLTADAFGVLPPIARLTPDQAMYYFLSGYTAKVAGTEIGVTEPEATFSTCFGAPFMPRHPSVYGNLLKERIAKGEVQCWLVNTGWTGGKYGTGSRMPIKATRALLNAALDGSLNSAEFRKDANFGFEVPISVPGVDSTILDPRTTWADKDEYDRTAQKLVQLFADNFEPFAAHVDQGVRDAAPIAA
- a CDS encoding response regulator transcription factor, which translates into the protein MTTDAILGANPQDPDQRIIALVDDDRNILTTVSIALQAEGFATRLYSDGETALAALLANPPDLAIFDIKMPKMDGMELLRRLRQQSPLPVIFLTSKDDEADEQAGLEMGADDYIAKPFSLRLLLARIRAILRRSNAARPLLMTDAFDGPAGEAIERGRLLMDPARHHVTWDGKPVSLTVTEFLLLEALAARPGVIKSRNQLMDAAYPDDVFVDDRTVDSHIKRMRRKFRSVDQQFSAIETLYGAGYSFSDG
- a CDS encoding sensor histidine kinase, with translation MTEIGSVLKGDPRLDKLRWSRRLSLTSRILFVNVLPLVLLGGGVIYVDAYRKQLLDERFKLALVEAQITAEALAGATPRRQDALLIQIGKEQRLRLRVYGPDGKLESDSFALAPPSFTLPDPAEVDQNAFALRVDRWFDRVVGAPALPDYREPETDDVEDWPELKRAREESLTQIVLRDAADGTHVINAAAPVGLDGDTLLLTRNPVDITESVREARSTVLVAVLLALLVSTMLSLFLARTIVRPLRELVQAAVRVRQGRDRLVEVPRLPERRDEIGMLARAVSDMSLALRQRIDAVESFAADVAHEIKNPLASLRSATESLARVEDPALRAQLLDIATHDVQRIDRLVTEISDASRIDAELSRAEFEPVDIAQLLANIVASREAREENDGRTIDLTISGAPVVVMGVPVRIERVIENLLDNAVSFSPSSGSIAVNLERQDSWVSLTICDEGPGIPEEKREAVFQRFHSDRPEGEDFGKHSGLGLAIARTIAEAHDGTLVATAREDGKRGACLIFGLPAKR